CGAGATCCAATTCCGCGCCGTTGGTGGCATCGAAGAATTCGTAATTGGTGATGCCGGCTTCCGCGAAGTGCTCCCGAATGTGCTCCCTGCGCTCGGAGCTCGGCAGGCTGACGACAATGACCCGGTCAAACAATGAGTCGATCATGTGCCTTGCTCGCACTGTCTACTGCCATCTTTCGCCCTGGAGCCCGAAGCAAAAGCCCGCGAGCAATTTCTGGAGGCTATCCGGCAGCCCTTTGCCCGTCCACTGGGTGGGACGGATGACGGCGCGAGAATGGAAGCATCAAAGTTTGCGGCGGCGATCGGTGACGCCTGCCGAGATTTCGGAGGCGTCGTTCTACAATTGACGCAAGAAGTATGCGGGCTTGGTGCCGTCGGGAATGAAGCGACTGTGGCAGATCGGGGATGAATTTTGGATCACGTTATGGGAAAAGGGACGCAAGTTTATCGTAAAGCGTCGCCTTCACAGCCCCGCCGACATTCCATACCGTGCCGGCGACCGCGCAGCCAACGCCGGCTGCAACGATGGCGTATTCGATTGCCGTCGCGCCACGCTCGTCCGCGACGAGGTCGGCGGCCAGGCGCATCAGCTCGACTTTTGATGTCCGACACCCACGCATCCGTTTCTCCGTTACCAGCCGGCGCCCAAATCGAGTCAGGGCTCCCGGCGGGTGACACACGGCCGCATACCCTCGGCTAGTGCAGAACGCTCGCAAACCAGACCATCAGCGAGCTGAACGATGCTGGATATACGACAAAAAACACGACGACGACCACAGGTGCCGCAGCTAGGATCCATTCTCGCATCTTAATTCCTTCTAGAACCATTTTGTGGTGGAAGGCTTAGTCCGCGTTGAGAACCATAGAGCGATATGAGCAAGCGGTCTTACGACATCATTTTTTAGTTGGCGGCAGGTCCCTCAGTTCACCAAATGAACCGTGATACCGCCCCACTGCTTCAAGCCGATGGCCGCACACGAGGCAACCGACTGATCGAAATTGAGGTTGACCCGGCCGTTCGTCGTAAACGTGTTCATGACGAACTTGGAGCACTGGGCGTTGCTGCTGGAAGTGTTGCCATCCGTCACGACGTTTGAGTTTCCGAGGTATACCAAGCCGTCAGCATTGAAGTCGGCGCCCGGCCCCCACTTGTTGTCGATGTTGTTGGTCAGACTTGGGTCTTGATAGAGGGCCACGCCTTGCCAGGGATTGGTTGACTCGATCGGCGGCGACAAGGTGAGCTGACCGGTTTTGCCGTTGCCATTCGGGAAGTTCACAGCGCTTGGAACGGTGTTGTTGCCAGTGAGCACGAAGCCCATCCGTGTCACTGAGATTGCAGCATTGTTACCAACGTTCAGACTGCCATTTTCGATCACCACCAGCGTGTCGGCACTGGGTGAATCGCCCGTCAACGAGCCTGTGCCGGACAGTGAAAGATCGCCGCAGACGTGATATTCGGTGCGGCCATTATTCGTCGTCCGGATAAATCCGGCGCCTGTCGGCAAGACGCCGGGTGTCCAACTCACGCCCGGCCGCGATGAGCCGCACTGCTTCGTGATGCCGTTGGCGAGCGCCGCGTAAATGTCGGGAACGGCGGAAGCGTAAGAGCTCGGGTTGCTACAACCATCAGCGATACCCGAGGCGATCGATTTCGTGACATTGCCGTCATGTCCGTTGCACTCCAGCGCGGTATTCGAGCGTATCGAGCAGCCCGACAGGTTGATGATCGGCGCGCCGTTCAGTGTCAGCGACATGTGGGATGTGGGCTGCCCTTTATCGAGTGTGAGAATGCACGAATTGTCTGGAGCAGTGGCTTGCGCAGTAGATCTGACAGCGACCTGCATGGCCGACATTCTGACCACGCTCATGAAGACCGTGGGCACCGTCGCCGACGCGCTTCCTTGATACAAACCTTGTTGGGCAGAAAATGCCGTCGAAAATGAAAGCCCGGTCGCGCCTCGGCTGGCCATGTTGGCATTGAACACATTCGTCGCAACCTGTGACCAGTTGGACGACCCGTCCTTGCCACCCGCCAGGACAGCCGAATCAAGCGCCATCTGCATGCTCGATTTGATGGAGTTGGCCCGCGAATAATCGACCGCAGCCCCGACGGCGCTCATGACCGGAATCATGGTGAGCGCGAAGGTCGTTGTGATAGTGCCGGCCCTGTCATCGCAAAGCCGGGCAAGAGTCCGAACGACTGAATTCCGAACGAAAGTACGAACACGAATAAACATCGTATCCCCCGTGATATTGTTGTTGCGGGGGACCATACGGAAATCTGTGCTACGAGTTATGTGAATCTACGTCGCAAATTTGTTAAATTTTGGGGTAATTACCTACCCAAGAGACGCCCGCGACAAGGCGCACTCCGGACGCCGATTAATCCGCCTTCACAAGAGTCTGCCTGGTTTCAGCGCGCAGCCGTTTAACGAGTTCTGCACGCCGAAACTCGCGCTCCTTGGTAATGAATTCGACACCAACTTCCCCGCCAAGTCTCCATGCCACCCGGCATTCCTCGCGGATGGATTTGTCGCCGGTGATCAGGAGCACGAACTGATCGGGGATATCGTCTCCAGAGGCAAACAACCTTGCGCCGGTTTCCGAGATGTCGGTGATCGTACAATCGCGCGGCAGCGATCCGTTCTCGCCGTAGAATTTCGCGATTCTGTTGATGGTGTACCGCGGAGACTTCCGACGTTCGCCAAACATGGGTTGACCGGGTCCGGTTGAATTACACCAACCTTGCGTGAAACCTCTGGAAATCCGACTAAGCCAATATCTCTATTTTGAATCGATTTTTCGGTTACGTGGCCAGCAGCTATCAACCGGCAACCAGACCACGGGACCCAAATCGGACGTCTGCTGGATGTAGTGGCAAAGAGGCTCGCGAATCGCGCGCGGGAAACGTCGCCGTCGACCTGTTTGGTACTGACCGCCAGGTATCGACCTGACGTTGCCCAAGGGGCGATCAGACCCGAACTTCTATTTTACAAAACGTTGCGCAACTCTTTTGACCCACGGCGAATGCACCGCCGCTCCCGCGATGGCACCAGCCATACTACCCGATCCGAAGATCTGATAGATGGGCGACTTTTGCGAGCCGAACAGGATTTTGTAGGGCTCGTCACCAATCGTGAAGTCGAGCACACGATCGCCAACGCCGATACCATGATTGGCAACCATCTCGAAGATCAAGGAGCCGAGCGATTGGTTCTTGTAGTTGTCATGATCAAACCCGGTGAGAATGACCAAAAGCGAACCTTTATGAGCGAGAGCCATGGCGCCCGCGATAGGAGCACCATCCATCAACACCGGATAGAACCGCGCGAGTGTCGAGCGCCCGCGGATCGCAACGTCGAGATAGAAATCGAAAAAGACCTGGTCCTGCAGCAAGTCGCCGGACTCGAAGCGCCCCCGGCGATATTCCTGCATCTTGAGCAGGGTTGCTTTGATCGTCTCCACATCGCTCGCACAATCGAAAACCACCTTGCCCTTGCGGTGCAACTGGCGGGACTTCTTGTCGAGCTCCTTGCGATACGAGGCCGATATGCTGTTGACCCGCCAAGTCGCAAAATCGGAACCGAGCGGCACCGCATAAGCACTCATCGGCAGCTCGGAGCAAACCGTCCCGCCGAGCACTTTCCGTATCGCCTCCGAGGATGATTGCAGTTTTCGAATGCGGAGCATGTCGAACGGCTGCATGAGCGTCTTGATGCGCCTGCACGTGAACGGGTCGGCAGCAATGGCATCGATCGTTGCCTGGCTGGCGACAGGCGCCACGTAGTCCGAAACGCCGAGGTCCGCGAACTCAATGGTCCGCAGCCCGAGATATTTCCGGCGCAGCAGCGGCAGGACCATTTTGAGGTCGCCATTCGCCGCACCGCGCACGGTCATGATCAACGGCTCCACGTTCAGTGGCGCCACGAGTTTGTTGTAGATCGCATCGAGCCAGATCGGGTGCTGAAATGCCGTCGCGTTCGACCCGGCGAACAGCGTGGCGTATTCTTCAGACAGGAAATCGAACTGAGAAGTGACCGCTACCATAAACACGGAGCAATTCCGAATTTCGTTGTCATTTTCTTCCGGCGCTTCGCCCCTGAGTGTCGAGGCACGAGCGCGTAATACAGAAACAGTTGGTCCGCCGGTTTTTCGCATAACTTATATGAGGTCTCCTCAGACCTGATCTATCTGAAGACAATGAGACGCCCTGGAAAACGAGCGTTCAAGCTTCCCGCCGCGGCGAGGCGCTATTGTCGAAACGTTCTTGCGCATCACTCCGCGGGCAACCGAGCAGTTGAAGTCTATAGCTTGAAGCGAGCCGAGCTGGTCAAAACTGTGAAGTCCGTCCATGGATAGCTCAGCTTGTCCGTCCCAGGCAGTCATCTCGCGTTCGCTGAAACATGTTTTCGTCAGCATGGTTATTTCGAACCAGACGATGCCGGCGCCGTAGGTCCGATCGCAATCCTGCGCCGGCCGGAACAGCCGCCCGCCCTGCTGGACGATGCGGCCGGCCGGCCGAGACGAACGGCTGTCCGATTTCACCGGGTTGGTGAGATGCGGCTTCCAATCGCCTTGAAGCGTCTCACTGTAGAAGATCGATAGCTCGTCCTGCGTTGAGGCGCCGAACCAATCAGCCGTCATGAAAAGCCACCAGAGGCCGTCATGAAACAAAATAGTCGCATCGGAGAATACAGCGCCTTGCATCAGGACGGCGCTGAGCTCCCATTTCCAGGGATATTCGATCGCCCGGTACAGTTCGACAGAGCGATTTTCCCCCGTCTCGGGGATCATATAAAACTCGCCGTCGTGTTCGAAAACCAACGGATACGATAGATGATAGGGCCGCTTGAGCACTGGTACCGGCGCAGCCAAAAGCCGATCTCCCACGACCTCCGCGGCTGAAATCAGGCCCCTTCGGTCGGCATAGGGATACTCTTCGACAAACAGAAACGTGCGGCCGTTCGCGCGATGCAAGAATGGATCGGCGTAAAAGCGGGCGCCATCATCCTCGACCACTTTGAAAGCCCCCGCCCCGTCGCGCAGCGCCACCTGCCAGTGCTGGCGCCACCGGAATGGCTTCATGACAAGGCTCGAGACTTTATGCGCGATCATGCGCGGGACGAATCGGGCCAGGTTGCCGCCTACCGGCGTTGCCGTGGCGTTGCCGTCGCCAGCGGACTGACCGGTGGTCGGACATAACGCGCGGTCGATCAGCGATATAGAGCGGGAAAAAGCGGCCTGTAGTCCGCGGCCGATCGAGAATTTGTCTTCGATCGCCAATCTCGATGCTGCGAGAGTTCCATTTGTGCCTGTGCAATGAGCAGAAAGCTTCGGCGAACTCTGCGACAACAATCGCTCGATGAGGGCATCACTGTCCAGCACGCCGTCGTATCGAAGCTCGATAGCTTCCGCATAGGAATCAGAGCGCTCGGATAAGTTGATAACGATCCTGCCGAAGATGTCGTTGAACTCAGAGACCGGACGCCAGCTGTCCTCGGGAGCAATCGGCTTGGCAAGCGCACCGCCGGGGAAAGCCAATTGCTCCAGTTTCAACCAAAGCCTCTCTGCGCGACGATATGGCGACGCGCGGTCATCGAGAAACACGGCAACGTCATAGCGCTTCACGAGATGCAGAATCAGCTGGCGGTGCCACTCCCAAAGCCGGTGCCTTGGCAGAATGACCGCGAGCCGCGTTTTGTCATCGCGCAAAGATGCCGACCCGGCCGGCATACTCGGTTGCGAGCGAGCCAGGCCTTTTTGGTTAAGGCGCGGTGCCTGAGACGAAAGTAGCGTCATTACGTCGAGCGCTCCGACGTTCGCCCCGCGTGAAGCGCCGTGATGGCTATCAGAAGCCAGGTTTCCGGGCGACGGAATGGATCGTTACTCATCCCACCGAGAACCAGGCTGAAGATGCTGCCGAACAGCGCGGCATTCAGAAAGTTGAGCGATGACCGACGCGGCAGTTGAGGTGCCGCTCGCGCGATCCAGATGATTGCCATCATCCAGAAGCCGTACCAGATCACCAGGCCGGGCAACCCGAGCTCGGCACCGAGCCGCCCCGCGACATTGAAGGTCGGCGGCAGTTCGTCGAACATCTCGAACCAATTGAGGACTTCGTAGCTGTCCCAGGCCCATGAAGGCAGAACTGCACCGGCATGAAAGCCGAACTGCCCGAAGCCCACGCCAAAGACCGGATTGATCGCGAAGATCGAAGCCTGAGCGCTAAACAACGCCAGCCTCGACGTCGTGGACACATCGTCCGCGTTAAGGGTGGCATCGACGTTGTGCAGCGTAAGCCATGGCACAAGCACGACCGCGGCGAACACGGGGATGACGGCGACCAGCGCAAGGACGCCGAGTCGCAGGCCACGCAGTCCGACCCAATAGATGAATTCGGCGAGGATCAGCCCGCCCAGCATCAACAGACCAGTCCGTGAATTGCTCAACAACAGCGTGATCAGGCAGAGCAACAGAGGCAAGGCGGCTACGATGGGAACGCTCTGCAACGGACGGCCATTGGCTCGCAGGCGATAAGCCAGCAGCATCCAAGGGCACGCGAAGCCGGCGAAGTAAGAAAGATCGGGCGCCTCGAAGGCAAGACTGATCAAGCGGCCAGGGGCGCGTCCCTGCTCACTGTCCGCCGTATGCAGCAATCCGGTCGAGAATTTGTAGAGCAACTCACCGGCGGAAGAAAACCACGACAGAATTTCCGGCACCGCGAAAACGGCGCAAGCCAGAACGGCAATGACCAGCGGCCTCACGAAAAGCTTCTCGACGTCGCTTACGCGACGGAATGGGGTAACGCAGATTATCGCGCTCGCGAAGCCGAAAACGAGAACGGCAGATGAAGTGGCGAATTTATTGAAGCCGCTCCGGCCGTGATAAACTGATGTCAGGATCCCTTCGAAATTGATCGCGGTGGTCACAACGAGCCAGGACAGCAGGCATGCCAAGAGGACGAGGAGCGGCCGTGGTATGACGACTCCGCTGGGCAGCGTCGTGAAACTCGCGACCAGGATCGCGACCGCAAGAACATAGACCGTCGCCGACCCTTTCAACTCGCCGAACGCACCGATGCCTGCGAGGCCCGTGATCGGCAGCAGCGCGACCGCGAGCCAGACCAGCCGGTTGAGCACGACATCATGCGTGGCCGTTCTGGCGCCGACCGCTGAGGCCTCAAGCGACGTCATCGCAGCTACCGCTCCTGAAGGCCTAGGTCGCCAAACCGCGTTGGCCTGTGCGCCCCCAGTAGAGCTGAGACAGGCGAGCCCACATCGGGGCCGGCACAAGCAAGGTGACAATCGTTCGGGCCACGCCGACATAGGCCGGGACACTGGCCAGCTCGAGATATTTCAGTTGAACGCGCAGTCGCGACCACAACTGCGCGCTGCGATTCTTGCTGCTGATGCTGCTGGAACTCTTCTCATAAGTCAGGAGAACATCTTCGAGACACTCGATGTTGCCCTGTGCGTGGACACGACGCATGAACTCATAGTCTTCGGCATGCGGATAATTTGTCGAATAGCCACCAAACTTCCGAACCCATGATGTTCGAAAGAAGAACGTCGGATGCTTGAACGCCGCGTTGTCTTGAAGCTTGCGACCGATCGCTGCCCTGCCGCCGGACGTTCCCTCGAAGAACAGATGATTGCCGCGCTCGTCGACGATATCCGCGAACGCTCCAAGCAGGTCCGTATCGGGATGGCCGTCCATGTAGGCCTTCTGCTTGGCAATGCGGTTGCGCGCGCAAATATCACCGCAATCCATGCGCGCCACGAATTCATAACCGCTGCTAACGATGTATTCGAGACCGCGGTTCAGTGCCGCCGTAATGCCCTGATTGCGATCGAGCCGAAGCACGACGATGTTGTCGTGCGGCACCAACATTTCGCTGATGGATATCCGCGATCCGTCGTCAACGATGACGATGTCGGCGACTTCGGTCTGCGCCAGCAGCGACTCGACCGTTCGCGTCAGATCGTCATGGGCCGGATTGTAGACCGGCATCAGGAAGGCGCTTCGTCGCTGCATCTCTTTCGTTACTCCAGC
The Rhodoplanes sp. Z2-YC6860 genome window above contains:
- a CDS encoding Flp family type IVb pilin gives rise to the protein MRGCRTSKVELMRLAADLVADERGATAIEYAIVAAGVGCAVAGTVWNVGGAVKATLYDKLASLFP
- a CDS encoding TadE/TadG family type IV pilus assembly protein; its protein translation is MVPRNNNITGDTMFIRVRTFVRNSVVRTLARLCDDRAGTITTTFALTMIPVMSAVGAAVDYSRANSIKSSMQMALDSAVLAGGKDGSSNWSQVATNVFNANMASRGATGLSFSTAFSAQQGLYQGSASATVPTVFMSVVRMSAMQVAVRSTAQATAPDNSCILTLDKGQPTSHMSLTLNGAPIINLSGCSIRSNTALECNGHDGNVTKSIASGIADGCSNPSSYASAVPDIYAALANGITKQCGSSRPGVSWTPGVLPTGAGFIRTTNNGRTEYHVCGDLSLSGTGSLTGDSPSADTLVVIENGSLNVGNNAAISVTRMGFVLTGNNTVPSAVNFPNGNGKTGQLTLSPPIESTNPWQGVALYQDPSLTNNIDNKWGPGADFNADGLVYLGNSNVVTDGNTSSSNAQCSKFVMNTFTTNGRVNLNFDQSVASCAAIGLKQWGGITVHLVN
- a CDS encoding PilZ domain-containing protein, translated to MFGERRKSPRYTINRIAKFYGENGSLPRDCTITDISETGARLFASGDDIPDQFVLLITGDKSIREECRVAWRLGGEVGVEFITKEREFRRAELVKRLRAETRQTLVKAD
- a CDS encoding GNAT family N-acetyltransferase, which encodes MRKTGGPTVSVLRARASTLRGEAPEENDNEIRNCSVFMVAVTSQFDFLSEEYATLFAGSNATAFQHPIWLDAIYNKLVAPLNVEPLIMTVRGAANGDLKMVLPLLRRKYLGLRTIEFADLGVSDYVAPVASQATIDAIAADPFTCRRIKTLMQPFDMLRIRKLQSSSEAIRKVLGGTVCSELPMSAYAVPLGSDFATWRVNSISASYRKELDKKSRQLHRKGKVVFDCASDVETIKATLLKMQEYRRGRFESGDLLQDQVFFDFYLDVAIRGRSTLARFYPVLMDGAPIAGAMALAHKGSLLVILTGFDHDNYKNQSLGSLIFEMVANHGIGVGDRVLDFTIGDEPYKILFGSQKSPIYQIFGSGSMAGAIAGAAVHSPWVKRVAQRFVK
- a CDS encoding glucosamine inositolphosphorylceramide transferase family protein; this translates as MTLLSSQAPRLNQKGLARSQPSMPAGSASLRDDKTRLAVILPRHRLWEWHRQLILHLVKRYDVAVFLDDRASPYRRAERLWLKLEQLAFPGGALAKPIAPEDSWRPVSEFNDIFGRIVINLSERSDSYAEAIELRYDGVLDSDALIERLLSQSSPKLSAHCTGTNGTLAASRLAIEDKFSIGRGLQAAFSRSISLIDRALCPTTGQSAGDGNATATPVGGNLARFVPRMIAHKVSSLVMKPFRWRQHWQVALRDGAGAFKVVEDDGARFYADPFLHRANGRTFLFVEEYPYADRRGLISAAEVVGDRLLAAPVPVLKRPYHLSYPLVFEHDGEFYMIPETGENRSVELYRAIEYPWKWELSAVLMQGAVFSDATILFHDGLWWLFMTADWFGASTQDELSIFYSETLQGDWKPHLTNPVKSDSRSSRPAGRIVQQGGRLFRPAQDCDRTYGAGIVWFEITMLTKTCFSEREMTAWDGQAELSMDGLHSFDQLGSLQAIDFNCSVARGVMRKNVSTIAPRRGGKLERSFSRASHCLQIDQV
- a CDS encoding O-antigen ligase family protein, yielding MTSLEASAVGARTATHDVVLNRLVWLAVALLPITGLAGIGAFGELKGSATVYVLAVAILVASFTTLPSGVVIPRPLLVLLACLLSWLVVTTAINFEGILTSVYHGRSGFNKFATSSAVLVFGFASAIICVTPFRRVSDVEKLFVRPLVIAVLACAVFAVPEILSWFSSAGELLYKFSTGLLHTADSEQGRAPGRLISLAFEAPDLSYFAGFACPWMLLAYRLRANGRPLQSVPIVAALPLLLCLITLLLSNSRTGLLMLGGLILAEFIYWVGLRGLRLGVLALVAVIPVFAAVVLVPWLTLHNVDATLNADDVSTTSRLALFSAQASIFAINPVFGVGFGQFGFHAGAVLPSWAWDSYEVLNWFEMFDELPPTFNVAGRLGAELGLPGLVIWYGFWMMAIIWIARAAPQLPRRSSLNFLNAALFGSIFSLVLGGMSNDPFRRPETWLLIAITALHAGRTSERST
- a CDS encoding glycosyltransferase, translating into MQRRSAFLMPVYNPAHDDLTRTVESLLAQTEVADIVIVDDGSRISISEMLVPHDNIVVLRLDRNQGITAALNRGLEYIVSSGYEFVARMDCGDICARNRIAKQKAYMDGHPDTDLLGAFADIVDERGNHLFFEGTSGGRAAIGRKLQDNAAFKHPTFFFRTSWVRKFGGYSTNYPHAEDYEFMRRVHAQGNIECLEDVLLTYEKSSSSISSKNRSAQLWSRLRVQLKYLELASVPAYVGVARTIVTLLVPAPMWARLSQLYWGRTGQRGLAT